Proteins from a genomic interval of Ralstonia wenshanensis:
- a CDS encoding MotA/TolQ/ExbB proton channel family protein translates to MQELGLSHLWTQGDIVTRATAILLLIMSLASWIVIFTKAWDIVRLKSMAQGAEKRFWHSDDFDHAMQTLGSAKDNPFHMLAQTGREAAQHHRASQPQLHDVMDISDWITRSLKSAIDESVGQMQSGLAVLASVGSTAPFVGLFGTVWGIYHALLGIGAVGVPTIDKVAGPVGESLIMTAFGLAVAIPAVLGYNALTRGNKAIIAKLNRFAHDLHAYFVTGARLRPGTSRDDAGVRLAAVKQQ, encoded by the coding sequence ATGCAGGAACTCGGTCTTTCCCATCTCTGGACACAAGGCGATATCGTTACCCGCGCCACGGCAATTCTGCTGCTCATCATGTCGCTCGCCTCGTGGATCGTCATCTTCACCAAGGCATGGGACATCGTGCGCCTGAAGTCGATGGCGCAAGGCGCTGAAAAGCGTTTCTGGCACTCGGATGACTTCGATCACGCCATGCAGACGCTGGGCTCAGCCAAGGACAACCCGTTCCACATGTTGGCGCAAACCGGCCGCGAGGCTGCACAGCACCATCGCGCCAGCCAGCCGCAGTTGCACGATGTGATGGACATCTCCGACTGGATCACGCGCTCGCTCAAGAGCGCGATCGACGAGTCGGTGGGCCAGATGCAATCGGGCTTGGCCGTACTGGCCTCGGTCGGCTCGACCGCACCGTTCGTCGGTCTGTTCGGCACGGTGTGGGGCATTTATCACGCCCTGCTCGGCATCGGCGCCGTGGGCGTTCCGACCATCGACAAGGTGGCCGGCCCCGTGGGCGAATCGCTCATCATGACGGCCTTCGGTCTGGCCGTGGCCATTCCCGCGGTGCTCGGCTACAACGCCCTCACGCGCGGCAACAAGGCCATCATCGCCAAGCTCAACCGCTTTGCGCACGACCTGCACGCTTACTTTGTGACCGGCGCGCGCCTGCGCCCGGGCACTTCGCGTGACGACGCCGGCGTGCGTCTGGCGGCGGTCAAGCAGCAGTAA
- a CDS encoding ExbD/TolR family protein gives MSFGSFDSDDEVMSEINMTPLVDVMLVLLIIFIITIPVINHAVKIDLPRASNKPDDAKPQSVNVEINADGQVFWNNQPVDEATLQADIAQAAQQQPQPEMHLRADRNVRYERVAQVMASIQRGGLSRIGFVTEPQH, from the coding sequence ATGTCCTTCGGATCTTTCGACAGCGACGACGAGGTGATGAGCGAGATCAACATGACGCCGCTGGTCGACGTCATGCTGGTGCTGCTGATCATCTTCATCATCACCATTCCGGTGATCAACCACGCGGTGAAGATCGACCTGCCGCGCGCGTCCAACAAACCCGACGACGCCAAGCCGCAAAGCGTGAACGTCGAGATCAACGCAGACGGCCAGGTGTTCTGGAACAACCAGCCGGTCGACGAGGCCACGCTGCAGGCCGACATCGCCCAGGCCGCGCAGCAGCAGCCGCAGCCGGAAATGCACCTGCGCGCCGACCGCAACGTGCGCTACGAGCGCGTGGCGCAGGTGATGGCCTCCATCCAGCGTGGTGGGCTTTCCCGCATCGGCTTCGTGACGGAGCCGCAGCACTAG
- the hemP gene encoding hemin uptake protein HemP has protein sequence MNVAEHQDAGRTVTRRRHVIVARKRPADLNAAPATEAASAAPEAVRDIPSAIGDTRVMTSEQLFAGQNAVAIRHNGAIYTLRVTRFGKLILTK, from the coding sequence ATGAATGTTGCCGAACACCAAGACGCAGGACGTACCGTGACGCGTCGTCGTCACGTCATCGTGGCTCGCAAACGCCCCGCCGATCTGAATGCCGCGCCCGCAACGGAGGCCGCATCAGCGGCACCCGAAGCCGTGCGGGATATTCCGTCTGCCATCGGTGACACGCGGGTGATGACTTCCGAGCAACTCTTTGCCGGCCAGAATGCCGTGGCCATCCGCCACAACGGCGCGATCTACACGCTGCGCGTCACGCGCTTCGGCAAGCTGATTCTGACCAAGTAA
- a CDS encoding GlcG/HbpS family heme-binding protein — translation MKTKPCLCQDDVTKILDAAEKEARAHQWNVTIAVVDDGGHLMGLRRMDGCATISAYIAPEKARTAALGRRESKIYEDIINNGRISFLSAPHLQGMLEGGVPVMVEGVCAGAVGVSGVKSTEDVVIAKAGIAAVNVIC, via the coding sequence ATGAAAACGAAACCGTGCCTGTGCCAGGACGATGTCACCAAGATCCTGGACGCTGCCGAGAAAGAAGCGCGCGCGCACCAATGGAACGTGACGATCGCCGTGGTGGACGACGGCGGCCATCTGATGGGCCTGCGCCGCATGGACGGCTGCGCCACCATCTCGGCGTACATCGCCCCGGAAAAGGCCCGTACCGCAGCGCTGGGCCGTCGCGAGTCTAAGATCTACGAAGACATCATCAACAACGGTCGTATCTCGTTCCTGTCGGCGCCGCATCTGCAGGGCATGCTCGAAGGCGGTGTGCCGGTGATGGTGGAAGGCGTGTGCGCCGGTGCGGTGGGTGTGTCGGGCGTGAAGTCCACGGAAGATGTGGTAATCGCCAAGGCGGGCATTGCCGCTGTGAACGTGATCTGCTGA
- a CDS encoding phasin family protein has protein sequence MMTLEQLGVLQLETWMAVTEEAVNGVNRLIGLNLQALKTGLGETEHCLHDAAGAHDAGEWWNAQARYLQPAGERVSGYTRNFVEIGVETQNGIARALQRHGDEVRRQWGFLAENLVDAAPPGAEAAVNFFKASVGLEVAAAEAAEDAGTSRILSPSDVTAKDGTAH, from the coding sequence ATGATGACTCTGGAGCAACTCGGCGTTCTGCAGCTCGAAACCTGGATGGCGGTCACGGAAGAGGCCGTGAACGGCGTCAATCGCTTGATCGGGCTCAATCTGCAGGCCCTCAAGACCGGTCTTGGCGAAACGGAGCACTGCCTGCACGACGCCGCCGGTGCGCACGACGCCGGCGAATGGTGGAACGCACAAGCGCGTTATCTGCAACCGGCTGGCGAACGTGTCTCTGGCTATACCCGCAACTTTGTTGAAATCGGCGTCGAGACACAGAACGGAATTGCCCGCGCCTTGCAACGCCACGGTGACGAAGTGCGCCGCCAATGGGGCTTCCTCGCGGAAAACCTTGTGGACGCCGCGCCTCCTGGTGCCGAGGCGGCCGTGAATTTTTTCAAAGCATCGGTCGGCCTGGAAGTGGCCGCCGCAGAGGCGGCTGAAGACGCCGGTACGAGCCGGATCCTGAGCCCAAGTGACGTAACCGCCAAGGACGGCACTGCACACTGA
- a CDS encoding PRC-barrel domain-containing protein, translated as MKRLAAALIAGATIAATPQAFAQVAGHAALGVSVTELDAVIKGVSVKKQVLGKPVYNEAKEKVGNVQDLIVTPENAVSFAIVGAGGFVGLGRHDVAIPVNQFQYDQGRIVLPSATKDAIKALPEFKYERQQKPAKA; from the coding sequence ATGAAACGTCTCGCCGCCGCCCTGATCGCTGGCGCCACCATTGCCGCCACACCGCAGGCTTTCGCGCAGGTCGCGGGCCACGCTGCGCTAGGGGTGTCCGTTACCGAACTCGATGCCGTCATCAAGGGCGTGAGTGTGAAGAAGCAGGTGCTTGGCAAGCCGGTCTACAACGAGGCCAAGGAGAAGGTCGGCAATGTGCAGGACTTGATCGTGACGCCGGAAAACGCCGTGTCGTTTGCCATCGTGGGGGCGGGCGGCTTTGTGGGCCTGGGCCGGCATGACGTGGCCATTCCTGTGAATCAGTTCCAGTACGATCAAGGCAGAATCGTGCTGCCTAGCGCGACCAAAGACGCCATCAAAGCGCTGCCGGAATTCAAGTACGAGCGTCAGCAAAAGCCGGCCAAGGCCTGA
- a CDS encoding glycine zipper 2TM domain-containing protein → MRAFVSLILAAALASVSGCADMTPKQRNTALGAAAGGVAGAAIWGGPGATLGGAALGGVVGNAVTK, encoded by the coding sequence ATGCGTGCCTTCGTATCCTTGATTCTGGCGGCCGCATTGGCATCCGTCAGCGGATGCGCGGACATGACGCCAAAGCAGCGCAACACTGCGCTAGGCGCAGCCGCAGGTGGTGTCGCCGGGGCGGCCATCTGGGGCGGTCCGGGCGCCACGCTGGGTGGTGCGGCACTGGGTGGCGTGGTCGGTAACGCCGTCACCAAGTAA
- the nodI gene encoding nodulation factor ABC transporter ATP-binding protein NodI — protein sequence MRYEQEGFGVSSTPILSVEGLRKRYGDQTVVDNLSFSVRRGQCFGLLGPNGAGKTTTLRMLLGMTMPDAGSLRLCDEPVPEAAHRARMRVGVVPQFDNLDPDFSVSENLRIFGRYFGLSSPTIRERIPTLLEFARLEQKADAPVRALSGGMKRRLTVARALINDPDILVMDEPTTGLDPQARHLIWERLRSLLAAGKTILLTTHFMEEAERLCDELCVIDNGRKIAQGKPQELIAREIGCDVVEVYGDDLNALRALLTPLADRVETSGETLFCYARDPQPLVAALRTQAETHTMPGLRYLHRPANLEDVFLRLTGREMRD from the coding sequence GTGCGATACGAGCAAGAAGGTTTTGGCGTGAGCAGCACACCGATCCTCAGCGTCGAAGGCTTGCGCAAACGTTACGGCGACCAGACTGTCGTCGACAACCTGAGCTTCAGCGTGCGCCGCGGCCAGTGCTTTGGCCTGCTCGGCCCCAACGGTGCCGGCAAGACCACCACGCTGCGCATGCTGCTCGGCATGACGATGCCCGATGCGGGCAGCCTGAGACTGTGCGACGAGCCCGTCCCCGAGGCCGCGCACCGCGCGCGCATGCGTGTGGGCGTCGTGCCGCAGTTCGACAATCTCGATCCTGATTTCTCCGTCTCGGAAAACCTGCGGATCTTTGGGCGCTACTTTGGCCTCTCGTCTCCGACCATTCGCGAGCGCATTCCTACCCTGCTGGAGTTCGCGCGGCTCGAACAGAAGGCCGATGCGCCCGTACGCGCCCTCTCGGGCGGCATGAAGCGACGGCTGACGGTAGCGCGCGCGCTGATCAACGATCCCGACATCCTCGTCATGGACGAGCCCACCACGGGGCTCGACCCGCAAGCGCGACATTTGATCTGGGAGCGCCTGCGCTCATTGCTCGCAGCAGGCAAGACCATCTTGCTGACCACGCATTTCATGGAAGAAGCCGAGCGCCTGTGCGATGAGCTTTGCGTGATCGACAACGGCCGGAAGATCGCGCAAGGCAAGCCACAAGAACTCATCGCACGCGAAATCGGTTGCGACGTCGTTGAAGTCTACGGCGACGACCTCAACGCCCTGCGCGCGCTGCTGACACCGCTCGCAGATCGCGTCGAAACCAGTGGCGAGACGCTCTTCTGCTATGCACGCGATCCGCAGCCGCTGGTGGCCGCGCTGCGCACGCAGGCAGAAACGCACACCATGCCCGGGCTGCGCTATCTGCACCGCCCGGCCAATCTCGAAGATGTGTTCCTGCGCCTGACCGGCCGCGAAATGCGCGACTGA
- a CDS encoding ABC transporter permease has protein sequence MSTETALTPTQKRAFPQPLLPLNFRNWQYVWLRNFMVWRKLAIPSMAGNLADPMIYLFGLGLGLGLLVGRVDGVSYIAFLAAGTVASSTMMSASFEAMYSAFSRMHVQRTWEAILYAPLSLGDVVLGELLWAASKSVLSGLAIMLVAGALGYASMPQALLALPVIVLTGFTFACLAMNMTALAPNYDFFMFYQTLVITPMMLLSGVFFPLSQLPAPVRAATSVLPLPHAVDLIRPLMLGRTPENILLHLGVLLLYAVGALLLCLWLLRRRMLK, from the coding sequence ATGTCCACTGAAACCGCACTCACCCCAACGCAGAAACGCGCCTTTCCGCAGCCCCTGCTACCGCTGAACTTCCGCAACTGGCAGTACGTCTGGCTGCGCAACTTCATGGTGTGGCGCAAGCTGGCCATTCCGTCGATGGCCGGCAATCTGGCTGACCCGATGATTTACCTGTTCGGCCTTGGGCTCGGCCTGGGCCTGCTGGTCGGGCGCGTCGACGGCGTGTCGTACATCGCATTCCTGGCAGCCGGCACGGTGGCGTCCAGCACGATGATGTCGGCGAGCTTCGAGGCGATGTACTCCGCGTTTTCGCGCATGCACGTGCAACGTACCTGGGAAGCAATTCTGTACGCGCCGCTCAGCCTGGGTGACGTTGTCCTCGGGGAGCTGCTCTGGGCCGCCAGCAAGTCGGTGCTCTCGGGCCTGGCGATCATGCTGGTTGCCGGTGCTCTCGGCTATGCGTCGATGCCGCAAGCACTGCTCGCCCTACCCGTCATCGTGCTGACCGGTTTTACCTTTGCCTGCCTGGCGATGAACATGACGGCGCTCGCGCCCAACTACGACTTCTTCATGTTCTACCAGACGCTGGTGATCACGCCGATGATGCTGCTCTCGGGCGTGTTCTTTCCGCTCTCGCAACTGCCGGCGCCCGTGCGCGCAGCGACGAGCGTGCTGCCATTGCCGCACGCGGTAGACCTGATCCGCCCGCTGATGCTGGGCCGCACGCCGGAGAACATCCTGCTGCACCTCGGCGTGCTGCTTCTCTACGCCGTTGGCGCGCTGCTGCTGTGCCTGTGGCTGCTGCGTCGTCGCATGCTCAAGTAA
- the purF gene encoding amidophosphoribosyltransferase: MCGIVGVVSATPVNQLIYDSLLLLQHRGQDAAGIATASGSTFHMHKANGMVRDVFRTRNMRGLPGTSGIGQVRYPTAGSSSEEEAQPFYVNAPFGIVLAHNGNLTNSDQLRDEMFRRDRRHINTQSDSEVLLNVLADELQRASNDIPLNRDSIFTAVEGLHRRVRGSYAIAAEISGYGVLAVRDPFGIRPLALGSQETPEGHIEYMVASESVALEGIGFKFERDVAPGEAIFIDLEGKLHTKQCAANPVLSPCIFEYVYLARPDSRMDGVSVYDARLRMGDYLAEKIKREVTDKIDVVMPIPDSSRPAAMQVANHLGVPYREGFFKNRYVGRTFIMPGQAVRKKSVRQKLNAMAIEFKDKNVLIVDDSIVRGTTSSEIVQMARDAGAKKVIFASAAPPVKFPNVYGIDMPTRGELVAYGRTHEEIAKIIGADQLVYQDVEDMKRAVRDVNPALKDFDASCFDGKYVTGDIDEAYLDRLEAARNNSAKADRENAQNDDPRTQLHLQRSAVNE; encoded by the coding sequence ATGTGCGGTATCGTTGGGGTGGTTTCAGCCACGCCCGTCAATCAGCTGATCTACGACAGTCTGTTGCTCCTGCAACACCGGGGGCAAGACGCGGCGGGCATTGCCACCGCATCAGGCAGCACTTTCCACATGCACAAGGCCAACGGCATGGTTCGGGACGTGTTCCGCACCCGTAACATGCGCGGCCTGCCGGGTACGAGCGGCATCGGCCAAGTGCGCTATCCGACCGCGGGTTCCTCCAGCGAAGAAGAAGCCCAACCGTTCTATGTCAACGCGCCGTTCGGCATCGTGCTGGCACACAACGGCAACCTGACGAACTCCGATCAGCTGCGCGACGAGATGTTCCGGCGCGACCGCCGCCACATCAACACGCAGTCTGACTCGGAAGTGCTGCTCAATGTGCTGGCCGACGAGCTGCAACGCGCCAGCAACGACATCCCGCTGAATCGCGATTCCATCTTCACGGCCGTGGAAGGCCTGCACCGCCGCGTGCGCGGTTCGTATGCCATCGCTGCCGAGATTTCCGGCTACGGCGTGCTGGCTGTGCGCGACCCGTTTGGCATCCGCCCGCTCGCACTGGGTAGCCAGGAAACGCCGGAGGGCCACATCGAATACATGGTCGCTTCGGAGTCCGTGGCGCTGGAAGGCATCGGCTTCAAGTTTGAGCGCGATGTGGCCCCGGGCGAAGCCATCTTCATCGACCTCGAGGGCAAGCTGCACACCAAGCAGTGCGCCGCCAACCCTGTGCTTTCGCCGTGCATTTTTGAATACGTGTACCTCGCCCGCCCGGACTCCCGCATGGATGGCGTGTCGGTGTACGACGCGCGCCTGCGCATGGGCGATTACCTGGCCGAAAAGATCAAGCGCGAGGTCACCGACAAGATCGACGTGGTGATGCCGATCCCGGATTCATCGCGTCCGGCCGCAATGCAAGTGGCCAACCACCTGGGCGTGCCGTATCGCGAAGGTTTCTTCAAGAACCGCTACGTTGGCCGTACCTTCATCATGCCGGGCCAGGCGGTGCGCAAGAAGTCCGTGCGTCAGAAGCTCAACGCCATGGCGATCGAGTTCAAGGACAAGAACGTGCTGATCGTCGACGACTCCATCGTGCGCGGCACGACCTCGTCGGAGATCGTGCAGATGGCGCGCGATGCCGGTGCGAAGAAGGTGATCTTCGCTTCGGCCGCGCCGCCGGTGAAGTTCCCGAACGTGTACGGTATCGACATGCCGACGCGCGGCGAACTGGTGGCTTATGGCCGCACGCACGAAGAGATTGCCAAGATCATCGGCGCCGACCAGCTCGTGTACCAAGACGTGGAAGACATGAAGCGCGCCGTGCGCGACGTCAATCCGGCGCTGAAGGATTTCGATGCGTCATGCTTTGACGGCAAATACGTAACGGGCGACATTGACGAGGCTTACCTCGATCGCCTGGAGGCCGCGCGCAACAACTCGGCCAAGGCCGATCGTGAGAATGCGCAGAACGATGATCCGCGTACGCAATTGCATCTGCAGCGCTCTGCCGTGAACGAGTAA
- a CDS encoding CvpA family protein: MQPTFFDYGVLFIIVTSALIGLFRGLIREVLALLGWLFAAWVAYTFSGVAAGWMPESLPGGPVARTVLGFVLLFIVTVIATSLVGALLSAALASAGLKPADRGLGMVFGLARGGVIILVLMTVAGFTSLPEQPFWRDAITRPYAEQAAQAAKPLLPPDVAKYVHY; encoded by the coding sequence ATGCAACCGACTTTTTTTGACTACGGTGTGCTGTTCATCATCGTCACGTCGGCGCTGATTGGGTTGTTTCGCGGGCTGATCCGCGAAGTGCTGGCGCTGCTCGGGTGGCTGTTTGCCGCGTGGGTGGCATACACGTTTTCTGGTGTGGCGGCGGGCTGGATGCCGGAATCGCTGCCCGGTGGGCCGGTCGCACGCACCGTTCTCGGTTTCGTCCTACTGTTTATCGTGACGGTGATTGCAACTTCGCTGGTGGGCGCACTGCTTTCAGCGGCCCTGGCGAGCGCGGGGCTCAAGCCGGCAGATCGCGGTTTGGGTATGGTGTTCGGGTTGGCACGCGGTGGCGTGATCATCCTCGTGTTGATGACGGTGGCCGGCTTTACCAGTCTGCCTGAGCAACCGTTCTGGCGCGATGCGATTACGCGACCCTATGCGGAGCAGGCAGCACAAGCGGCCAAGCCGTTGTTGCCCCCGGACGTCGCGAAGTATGTTCACTATTGA
- a CDS encoding SPOR domain-containing protein: protein MGLFSIFSSRKNAEGQRTRGAAAGSAADVARDAVRGSRASSNARSRASRRTDDDDDGLDPELPQKQRARRRLIGAVVLVGAAVIVLPLVFDSKPRPVTDAVAVQIQDQPVDRGAKASTDEPKVASRRSASRPAVSSTDQAQALDQGEEVVASNDAPPAAQNPPAAAKPATPPKPVASPTPPAESKPAAKPAQPAAQPPQQAAAPSTDANGGKFILLIGAFASEDRARNWLGKLKGEKIPGYIEHKKVPEKGDLALLRAGPFNDRASAEAAQKRAEQIGLTPKLVQQ from the coding sequence ATGGGACTGTTTTCCATCTTTTCCTCCCGCAAGAACGCTGAAGGCCAACGCACACGCGGCGCAGCCGCCGGTAGTGCTGCCGATGTGGCTCGCGATGCGGTGCGGGGTTCGCGCGCATCGTCGAATGCTCGCAGCCGCGCTTCCCGTCGCACCGACGATGACGACGACGGTCTTGACCCTGAACTCCCGCAAAAACAACGCGCTCGCCGCAGGCTGATCGGTGCCGTGGTGCTGGTTGGCGCCGCCGTGATCGTGCTGCCCCTCGTGTTTGATTCCAAGCCGCGCCCCGTGACCGATGCCGTGGCCGTGCAGATCCAGGATCAGCCGGTCGATCGTGGCGCCAAGGCCTCGACCGACGAGCCGAAGGTCGCCAGCCGGCGTTCCGCGTCGCGTCCCGCAGTTTCGTCGACGGATCAGGCGCAGGCGCTTGACCAGGGCGAAGAGGTTGTCGCAAGCAATGACGCGCCGCCCGCAGCCCAGAACCCGCCGGCTGCAGCCAAGCCCGCGACACCGCCCAAGCCCGTCGCCAGTCCGACGCCACCTGCTGAATCCAAGCCCGCAGCGAAACCTGCCCAACCGGCCGCCCAGCCCCCACAGCAAGCGGCTGCACCGAGCACCGATGCCAACGGCGGCAAGTTCATTCTCCTGATCGGCGCATTCGCTTCAGAGGACCGCGCCCGCAATTGGCTGGGCAAGCTCAAGGGCGAGAAGATTCCGGGTTACATCGAACACAAGAAGGTGCCTGAGAAGGGCGATCTGGCCTTGCTGCGAGCGGGGCCGTTCAACGATCGTGCGTCTGCGGAAGCGGCGCAGAAGCGTGCAGAGCAGATTGGCCTGACGCCCAAACTCGTGCAGCAATGA
- the folC gene encoding bifunctional tetrahydrofolate synthase/dihydrofolate synthase — translation MPTFDTLPDWLAHLETAHPVGIDMGLARISRVRDALGLEFKSVVFTVGGTNGKGSTCAMLEAILLAAGYKVGCHTSPHLIDFNERARVNGEIATDAMLLPHFAAVERARCSFPEPVSLTYFEFTTLAIMHLFANAGLDAVILEVGLGGRLDAVNIVDTDCAIITSVDLDHMAYLGDTRQAIGFEKAGIFRAGKPAICSDPVPPISLVKHAEAIGADLWLIGRDFNFQGDKQQWGFSGRGRRWPSLGYPALRGANQLLNASAALAALESVRDRLPISAQDVRLGLSQVVLPGRFQVLPGRPSVILDVAHNPHASAALGQNLENMGFYRYTYAVFGAMQDKDIEGVLRHMLDKVDHWCLTDLPTPRAATAASLAQVLADAGFRAGKESSVSTFSDPATAYRNAMERATEDDRIVVFGSFYTVAGVLAERKSRAH, via the coding sequence ATGCCTACATTCGACACGCTGCCCGACTGGCTGGCCCACCTGGAAACCGCACACCCGGTCGGCATCGACATGGGCTTGGCCCGCATCAGTCGCGTGCGCGATGCGCTCGGGCTGGAATTCAAGTCAGTCGTCTTTACGGTGGGCGGCACCAATGGCAAGGGCTCGACCTGCGCGATGCTCGAGGCGATCTTGCTGGCCGCCGGCTACAAGGTCGGTTGCCATACCTCGCCACACCTGATCGATTTTAACGAGCGCGCTCGCGTGAATGGAGAGATCGCCACCGACGCGATGCTGCTGCCGCACTTTGCGGCCGTAGAGCGCGCGCGCTGCAGCTTCCCCGAGCCCGTCAGCCTGACCTATTTCGAATTCACCACGCTGGCGATCATGCATCTGTTCGCCAACGCGGGTCTTGATGCGGTGATCCTCGAAGTCGGCCTGGGTGGCCGGTTGGACGCGGTCAACATTGTCGACACGGATTGCGCCATCATCACCAGCGTCGATCTCGACCACATGGCCTACCTGGGCGATACCCGCCAGGCGATCGGCTTTGAGAAAGCCGGCATCTTCCGTGCAGGCAAGCCGGCAATCTGCTCTGACCCGGTGCCGCCGATCTCCCTAGTGAAACACGCCGAGGCCATTGGCGCAGATCTCTGGCTGATCGGTCGCGATTTCAACTTCCAGGGTGACAAGCAGCAGTGGGGCTTTAGCGGCCGCGGGCGCCGTTGGCCGAGCCTGGGCTATCCCGCATTGCGCGGGGCGAATCAACTGCTCAATGCGTCGGCGGCGCTGGCTGCTTTGGAATCAGTGCGCGATCGGTTGCCGATCTCGGCGCAGGACGTGCGTCTGGGGCTGTCGCAGGTGGTACTGCCGGGGCGCTTCCAGGTTCTGCCGGGGCGTCCGTCCGTGATCCTGGATGTCGCACACAACCCGCACGCGTCGGCCGCGCTGGGCCAGAACCTCGAGAACATGGGCTTCTACCGCTACACCTACGCGGTGTTCGGTGCGATGCAGGACAAGGACATCGAAGGTGTGCTCCGGCACATGCTCGACAAGGTCGATCACTGGTGCCTGACCGACTTGCCGACGCCGCGCGCGGCGACTGCCGCAAGCCTGGCGCAGGTGCTGGCCGACGCCGGTTTCCGCGCAGGCAAGGAATCAAGCGTGAGCACATTCAGCGATCCCGCCACAGCCTATCGCAACGCCATGGAGCGGGCCACCGAGGATGATAGAATCGTGGTCTTCGGATCGTTCTACACCGTTGCCGGCGTGCTGGCGGAGCGCAAGAGTCGCGCGCACTAA
- the accD gene encoding acetyl-CoA carboxylase, carboxyltransferase subunit beta, producing the protein MSWLDKLLPPKIQQTDPSQRKGIPEGLWVKCPACESVLYRTDVEANLHVCPKCDHHMRIGARARLDALLDAEGRYELGQEILPVDALKFKDSKKYPDRIKAAMDNTGETDAMVVMGGAIHALPVVVACFEFEFMTGSMGSVVGERFARGAQMALEQKVPFICVTASGGARMQESLLSLMQMAKTTAMVQKLALAKLPFISVLTDPTTGGVSASFAFMGDVVIAEPKAMIGFAGPRVIEQTVREKLPEGFQRAEFLLQKGAIDMIVDRRNMRREIAELLALLQKQPADALA; encoded by the coding sequence ATGAGCTGGCTGGACAAACTGCTTCCGCCCAAGATCCAACAGACCGACCCGTCGCAACGCAAGGGCATTCCGGAGGGCCTCTGGGTCAAATGCCCGGCCTGCGAGTCGGTGCTGTATCGGACCGACGTCGAGGCCAACCTGCACGTCTGCCCGAAGTGCGACCACCACATGCGTATCGGAGCCCGTGCTCGCCTGGACGCGCTGCTGGACGCCGAAGGGCGCTATGAGCTGGGTCAGGAGATCCTCCCGGTCGACGCGCTCAAGTTCAAGGACAGCAAAAAGTACCCCGACCGCATCAAGGCCGCCATGGACAACACCGGCGAGACCGATGCCATGGTCGTGATGGGCGGCGCCATCCATGCGTTGCCAGTGGTGGTGGCCTGCTTCGAGTTCGAATTCATGACGGGCTCGATGGGCTCGGTGGTAGGCGAGCGTTTCGCGCGTGGTGCGCAGATGGCGCTGGAACAGAAGGTGCCGTTCATCTGTGTGACGGCCTCGGGCGGTGCGCGCATGCAGGAAAGCCTGCTGTCGCTCATGCAAATGGCCAAGACCACTGCGATGGTCCAGAAGCTGGCGCTAGCCAAGCTGCCGTTCATCAGCGTGCTGACCGATCCGACCACGGGCGGTGTGTCCGCCAGCTTCGCCTTCATGGGCGACGTGGTGATCGCCGAGCCCAAGGCAATGATCGGCTTTGCCGGTCCGCGTGTGATCGAGCAGACCGTTCGCGAGAAACTGCCGGAAGGCTTCCAGCGCGCTGAGTTCCTGCTGCAGAAGGGCGCCATCGACATGATTGTCGACCGCCGCAACATGCGCCGCGAGATCGCGGAGCTTCTTGCGCTCCTGCAGAAGCAACCGGCCGACGCACTGGCTTGA